A DNA window from Argopecten irradians isolate NY chromosome 10, Ai_NY, whole genome shotgun sequence contains the following coding sequences:
- the LOC138333383 gene encoding heme-binding protein 2-like gives MGSLYLWCTIAFGFVFLTDAATIPETSPCLYNGIKCPLYDVVSTHQGYELRHYHAASWIATHVTVTNYTKDVSRAMYFRLRNYILGENAGGQRLEMTTPVLTERNNKDTNGMITYTKYFFLADTNAPEPTIGSNVDKISIPAFMVYVRMYGGKPNYTEKEVQLLNLKNSLGEDNLVFNHDRAFFAGYNPPWVKQNRRNEVWLEAFPPV, from the exons ATGGGGTCCTTATATCTGTGGTGTACTATTGCGTTTGGTTTCGTGTTCTTAACAGACGCCGCTACCATTCCAGAAACGAGCCCATGTTTATACAATGGCATCAAATGCCCTTTGTATGACGTTGTTTCGACTCATCAG GGCTATGAACTCCGCCATTATCATGCTGCGTCCTGGATTGCTACGCATGTAACGGTGACCAATTATACAAAGGACGTTAGTAGAGCAATGTACTTCCGCCTAAGGAACTATATTCTGGGCGAAAATGCCGGTG GTCAACGACTGGAAATGACAACCCCAGTACTGACGGAGAGAAACAATAAAGATACAAACGGGATGATAACATACACAAAATACTTCTTTCTAGCTGATACGAACGCTCCAGAGCCAACCATCGGATCTAATGTTGATAAAATCAGCATACCAGCTTTTATGGTTTATGTCAG GATGTACGGTGGCAAACCAAATTACACGGAAAAGGAAGTTCAACTCCTAAACCTTAAAAATAGTCTGGGAGAGGACAACTTGGTGTTCAACCATGACAGAGCTTTCTTTGCTGGCTACAATCCACCATGGGTTAAACAGAACCGACGGAACGAGGTGTGGTTGGAAGCTTTCCCGCCTGTGTAA